A window of the Parabacteroides merdae ATCC 43184 genome harbors these coding sequences:
- a CDS encoding DNA-directed RNA polymerase subunit alpha: MAILAFQKPDKVLMLEADNFFGKFEFRPLEPGYGITIGNALRRILLSSLEGFAITSIKIEGVDHEFGTIPGVIEDVTNIILNLKQVRFKHIVDDIENEKVSITVSGSEVFKAGDIGKQLTGFEVLNPELVICRLDPNAGFQIELTINKGRGYVPADENRDPNADMHVIAIDSIYTPIRNVKYSIENFRVEQKTDYEKLVLEIATDGSIHPKEALKEAAKILIHHFMLFSDEKIAIETVDTDGNEEFDEEVLHMRQLLKSKLSDMDLSVRALNCLKAADVETLGELVKFNKNDLLKFRNFGKKSLTELDELLESLNLSFGMDITKYKLDKE; the protein is encoded by the coding sequence ATGGCGATATTAGCATTTCAAAAACCCGATAAAGTATTAATGTTGGAAGCGGACAATTTCTTCGGAAAGTTTGAATTTCGTCCGTTGGAACCCGGCTATGGTATTACTATAGGTAATGCTCTGCGCCGTATTCTCCTGTCGTCACTTGAAGGTTTTGCTATTACATCCATTAAAATCGAAGGGGTTGACCATGAATTTGGTACAATCCCCGGTGTTATCGAGGATGTGACAAACATTATCTTGAATCTGAAACAAGTACGGTTCAAGCATATTGTAGACGACATAGAGAATGAAAAAGTAAGTATTACTGTTTCGGGTTCGGAAGTGTTCAAAGCCGGTGATATTGGTAAACAGCTGACCGGATTCGAGGTATTGAATCCTGAGTTGGTTATTTGTCGTTTGGATCCGAACGCAGGTTTCCAGATCGAGCTGACGATTAACAAAGGTCGCGGATATGTTCCCGCTGATGAAAACAGAGATCCGAATGCAGACATGCACGTGATTGCAATCGACTCTATTTACACACCTATTCGCAACGTTAAGTATTCGATCGAGAACTTCCGTGTTGAGCAAAAGACGGACTACGAAAAGTTGGTTCTTGAAATAGCCACTGATGGTTCTATTCATCCGAAGGAAGCGTTAAAAGAAGCAGCTAAGATTCTGATTCACCATTTCATGTTGTTCTCAGATGAAAAGATTGCTATCGAGACAGTTGACACTGACGGTAATGAGGAATTCGATGAAGAAGTGCTTCACATGCGTCAGTTGCTGAAGAGCAAGCTCTCGGATATGGATCTTTCCGTTCGCGCATTGAATTGCTTGAAGGCCGCAGATGTTGAAACATTAGGTGAACTGGTTAAATTCAACAAGAATGACCTGTTGAAATTCCGTAACTTCGGTAAGAAGTCACTTACAGAACTTGATGAACTGCTTGAGAGTCTGAACCTTTCATTCGGTATGGATA